The stretch of DNA cgttgcgggctcaacacttgggcctcacacggaccctaaagcccaaaatctGTTCGGTCGGGATCCGAGTCCGAGTAGGATCACATCTGACTCATGGAGTCCGATCAGGCCTCACAGGTTCCTtctcttaagcgcgcgaccccttaggttcaagtcggcttggtcgcaggtcggatcacctccgaccagcTCGGCTGGtagtggcctctagcaaggcgtaccgaccaagtagacaatgaagccggttggcgaacctgtacatcacactttcATTCGTTtttccacacgatatatgttgtcaggctcaaggcgagtctgtcatccttgtgctagcccgtcctctttctcgttccagtgatgtcgaccacgaacctacatgattgcctctagggcatatctccaacacataTGGGGGGAGACGAAATAATAAATAAAACTAAACCAATAGATGGAGAAGTCCCTGCTGATTTTTAATTAAGAGGAGAATGTGAAACAGCAGCGTTCGAGCCGAGGCTCAAACCTGTGTCGaccgggagcaactagttaacgagggctccttcgggagcctcgcaatgatcagcgccacttggcgcgctctcagtcattcgccacgtgtcgcgctctggacgctcccttcggattttgttttttttatttttccgcacgcgtttttggctttttaaatggtttttttcggggttttttcgatgttttggttttcccccggtctttcttatcttttcgacaaaaaaaattcgaaaaaaaaattGCATGAAAAAACCGTGTTTTCTCTCCTTTCGCGAAAGTCatggtttttcttccgcgagaggcacggttgtgctttagcgagagtcacggccgtgcctttcggaaacgaaaaaaaacgtgttttctatttttttttctttcgcgagagtcacggttttgcttccgcgagaggcaaggTTGTGCTTttgtgagagtcacggccgtgccgtgcctctcagaaaggaaaaaacaaaacgcgtttttctgttttttttctttcgtgagagtcatggttttgcttccgcgagaggcacagttgtgcttatgcgaaagtcacggccgtgcctcacgaaaagggaaaaaatacgtgttttctgtttttttcgcgagagtcacggttgtgctttcgcgagagtcacggccgtgcctctcggaaacgaaaaaaatgtgttttctatttttttctttccacgagagtcacggttttgcttccacgagaggcacagttgtgatttcgcgagaggcacgggcgtgcctctttcggaagggAAAAAACCGTGCTCCCGTTTCGGTTTTTTCGCCtggtttttttcgtccggtttttttgtgaaaaaaaaaagttcgtcaaaacctatcaacatgggatctagttttgaagatctcgacgcgaggaatccaatggtgaaaatggttcgagatttggacgcacggtttaagagataaaacgttttgaataaacggatctagaaaaaaggaaaaactccatgctgcgacaagtggcgcgctatatctgcgacaagtggcgcgctataTGTGCGCCACTTGTTGCGACCTGGGAAAGTGGAGTATTCTTTGCAACgattactccttaattagtgatttcggtgtCGACCAGGTCACACAACCGCTCGCTGACCACTGGGCTAGGAGCCCATCCACAATATATTTAGTGCCAATACGGTAATCCACAGATGAGCTTAGGCTGATCTGCTCCCTATGAACAATAAAATCAAGAATCCCTAAAAAAACAATAAaatcaagaaaaatgaaaaaaaaacttcaaaaaaatctgACTTTTTTAGCATACAAGATACTCGAGTGCGCTAGGTGTGtccaaattttttcctcatgaTAAGACATTCGAAGACCTCGTTTTTTTTCTACGAGCTCCTCGAATGTTTTATGCAACAGGTGTGCAAGTCATACTATTGTTGAGAATTACGCTATTATATGTTTATTCTTTTTATATTCTAAAATACTGTAATTTCTATGCAATCTATGCGCAATTTTTTTGTCATTGTTTGTTTtaagttttttatttttcttcttttaggTAATAATATCAATGCCCTTAATTCATTCTATGTAAAAGAAAATCTGTTTTTTTTTTGCTATAGTTTGTATTTTTTAGTTTATATTTTTGTTTATGCAAAGAAATAAAAAAAAGTGACTGGCCGGTTCAAAAATTTCAGTCGCTTGTCCAATTGAGGCTCCCTAACTTTTTTTCTACAAAGCACTTTGCTTACAAATAGCATTGCCATATTCTTTCCTTATTAAAAAAAGCATTGTCATATTCTGATGTTACTGTTAAAGATAAGATCATCTGAAGCGGTACTCCCAAAGTTGACCTGTCTGTGAGGGACACCTGATGAAATTTCTCAACCATGGAAAAAATAAAAGGAAGGTAAAACCCTCGGTACTTATCCATTCCAGATTGCATAAGTGCGGCGTTTCTGATCATCCAAGCAAGAGACAAGGGTTGTTCACGTGATCATGGACCCATGACACGCCATTATAGCAACCTTCCAACCTAAAATAGACCATCAAATCCTTGTCACTCACTGTCAGCCACTCCACAGACTCCCTGTATTTAAACCCATGCATTACCCGTGAGAGAAACTAAATTGAACTGAAAGAGAGTGAGCCAGTGAGCAAGCGTTTAACATGTCTGCCTCTGTCATGGCGTCTTTGGTTCTGAAACCATCTCCCTCTCCACTGTTAGAACGAGCGAAGCTTCGAGGCGCGCGACCATCGGCGAGGCCATCGCTGCTCATAGTAGCCAGCAAGAAGGCGAAAAAGGTCCAGACTGCCCAGCCCTATGGTGGGTATATACACGCCGTAATattcaggcctcctttggtttgtaggaatttcataggaattctataggataggatttgtaAAGGAAAAATTCATttaaagccctttggtttgtaggaatgaattTATATTTCcctgtaggataggaatcaattctTCATATTTTGGAGGAAAAAAGACATTAGCCTAAACTCAATAGAAAAATtcatatcctatgcatcaaatggcatctctttctctatagaaattaagatgcatgtcatctcacttcctatgattttcctattcctataaaattcctatcctatgaatcaaaggaggcCTCAGAGTTGAGAACTATATATACAAGCATATCTTTCACCTTCGCATGAATTTGTGTGTGTCGACATGTAGGGCCTGGTGGTGGAGTGGTGTTCAAGGAAGGCGTTGATGCGTCCGGAAGGGTAGTCAAGGTTAGTTTATCGATCTAGATGTAATTTCTATCATTTTTTGTGTTTTCTATACGGGCACTACTGTGCGTAGCTTAATAATTTTCCAATTTAACCAGGGGAAGGGTGTTTACCAGTTTGCCGACAAGTATGGAGCAAACGTTGATGGGTACAGGTAAAAACACGCAAACCCAAACCTGCAGTTTCTGTCAGTAAAAACAAATATCTACAAAATTCAGAGATCGTCCATGGAGTTCAGCTCTCATGGCATCTTATTCGGTTCTTACTACGTTGCAGCCCGATATATACACCAGAAGAATGGTCTCCAAGTGGTGACGTTTATGTTGGAGGTGACGTTTCTTTAAGCGTGTCATAAAATGTTTACTGTATCCCAAATTCAATAAATTTGACCTTCTATTTTCTTGATGACTTATATATACAGGAAAGACAGGGCTGTTTCTCTGGGCAGTGACTCTTGCTGGAATTCTGCTGGGCGGTGCTCTTCTTGTCTACAATACTAGTGCATTGGCTTCTTGAAGCCTGTGCGGCAAACCAAAATATGCACCAAACGATGTGTATTGTACGGGTTACAAAAGTAACGACATATGTAACTGGATGTAAATATCAGTACCCGCAGTCAATAATACCGATAATTAATTACTAATGTTCTAAGCAGCATGATGCAAGCGTGATTAAGTTTTCAGTGCAAGCGCATGAACTCTCTCCAAAATGCTATCAAGTTCTACAATGGCGCTTGAATGATCAGAGAATTTAATTCTGCAAGTAAAGATGAAGGTAAAGAACACCCGGTACTATCACCTATGTTACTAAGGGCATCTCTAAGCAGCAATTCGGCTCTCGTACTCATCTTCTTCCGAGAATGAACAGTCAAttcaaaaaatatgattttttttttgtATGGAAGATGTTTGAGTGCATGATGTCGGTGTCAAATTTGGTGATGTTTGGACATTTGAGTAGGTCTCGACAAAAAAGGGGGAGGGGTGAGCAAGTTTACTATTCATGGCcgattttgtttatttattttttgccacgagctcctcATATGTCCAAACACGATTAAATTTGCCCGGACATCACGTATTTGAGTGTCTTGGTtgacaaaaaaatcattttttctgaatatttctaatTTTTAAAAATTTATTATGTTCATGCTCGGGAGCAGATGAGCCTGGGCTCAAATGAGTATTCTCGAACCGCCTATAAACGTAGAGACTGCATGGTTCGGACTGTTTATGTCCTCAAACACCATGCATCAAACGTCTGTGGACTTGTCTACATGTCTGAATTCCCGGAAACTATAAGCAAAGTTGGGAAAGTTTGTGGGAATCCAAACAACCGCCACGTAGGCGCCCGACACCCCGGACCTAGCCAAAACCGACGTGgagcccacacatttggacaattcTACAATCTTTCCACATGAAAGTCCTCCCTCTCCATGTTGTCTTTGCTCCGATCACTGCCGCCACCCATCCCAATTCCCACCCGTTTCGTCGTCCACCGTTGCGATGGAGCCGGAGGAAGAGGCGACGAAGATGTTTCCAGAGGCGGAGGACTCATCAGTGGTGGCCACTCGCAAGGTCAACATAGCGGCTCGCCACCGCAAACAGAGGAAGAGAAAGGAGGCTTTCTCTCCCAGTGCCTCGTCCGGTAAAGTGTACAAATCTGCAGATATCGGTCATGCAATTGCAGGCGCCTTGTGTCGGGGTTAAATCCGAAAGATCTTTGATAGGGAGTCCTGAACTAGTGATCTTAGCTTGGTGGTAACAGGAtgaacaagggacacgatatttacccaggattCAGAGCCTCTTGAATAGGTAAATCCCTATGCCATGCTTctattgtattggttgtgttggggtgCAAATTACAGGATGATCTAGCTCGAGATCGTATGTCTATGAATATGAATCTCTAAACTAAAAAAACTCAGCTTATATAGGGGCCATTAGTACCTAAGGTTTACATGAGGCCGGTTACATCTAGGGATAAGCATGCCGAAGATTCAAACAGGTCTTGGAGTGTGCGCCAAGTCTTCGGAGGATTCCATCTTAATCATGCCAGAGGGCGTGGCAGTCTTCGGGCATTTGCTGATGATCCAGGGGTCCTCGGCCTAGCACACCACAAAAGGGGATGATCTGATTAGCGCCCTCTAGTCCGGGACACCGTCACCTTGGCCAGCGCGGCTGCATCCGTCATACTACTACACCGTCCCGCACCTTTTTCCAGGGGTTCATACGCATGGGATGGTGACATTCCTGAGGCTGGCTCGTCTGACACCCTGGCTCTCCCCCTATGTGCAGGTTGTTTGGTTCACATGCGTCGGGTAAGGTCGGACATCGTGCTAGTTGCCGGGTGTGGCCCCGAGTGATTATCTCTGGGTCATGGGCTGGCGGGACACTGTGAGCTAGGTGCTTTCACCAGCTGGTCTCGTTTGAATCCGAAAAGGGGTTGCCTAGCCAGGCTCTTTCTATCGCTGGCCCTGGATGAGTGGCGCTTTTTGTGTTGCCTACTCAGCTTTTGGACCATGGAGCCTCATGGCGGCCACCTTCTCGTCCTCGTCGGGCTCGAAGTCGCCACGAAGCTGCTCGCCGCACCACCTTGGTGCCCTCTGAGCTCACCGCCACATCCAAGTTGTTGTGGTCCTCGCGATCACACACTGGCCACTGCAGCTCGTTGGTGTATTGGTCGGGATCGAGTTAATGGGGATCCCGGGGAGAAAGAAAGTGAGAGGAAGGGGAAAATGCGCGACCGTTTCATTGGCAAGGGACAAAGGAAGTTGTGGGTTGCAGCGTTCGCTTTGGTCGGTCTTTGAAACAAACGATTCCGATGTGGCAAGTCTATGTGCATCAAGATTGGTGCGGCAGATCCAACAGCAATGCATGCGTCCGTGTGAGACCACTAAAAATCTGAGATTTTTAGCCTTCTCGAAAATGAAAGCAAAGGTTTCCTAGAAGAAGAAAAAATGCTAAGACGTATTCACTGTTTCCGCATTCCGCACGTCAACGCGTAGAGTATAATGTGAAGGCTTGTACAGGTGGGTTTGCGCCGAACAGAAGATTAAAAAAAAATCGGTGGAGACGAGCGGAGGTCGGAGGAGGCCATGATGCCGCCGGCGCTGCTAAGCTTACcgcgctcctcgtcgccgtcggtaTCCCCTTCTCCTCTCTGCCCCGGCCGCCGATCGGCCGCCGTCCAGCGCCACCGCCCGTCGATCCCCTCCAGACCCGCCGCAGGTCCCTCCACCTTTCCCCTCCGATTGGAATCCTCTGTACGGTTGGGGCACTGGGTTATGCGGAGCCTAGTCGATTCGACACCGCGTCATTCGGCATGGATAATTCTGTGTTTGCGTCTCACAATCGAGAATGGGTATTATAGATTAGTAGTAGTGGTGGGTTCTAGGTTGGCCAAATTGGGCATTTGGCTTTGTCGTGTGGCCGTCGCCAATCCCCTGTTCCACCGCAAACTGAACCTAATTCGAGGAATCCAATCTACTAGTTTGCCCATTTAGTATGTTATATATTGTTCGCATACGATGTGGCCGCAGATTAACCTTTGTAAGATGCATTTTTGTGTGTGAACATCACTACAGATGGTGCCAGTTATGTCTCCTTTTGACATATTTGGCTTCCATGCTTATTTTCAGGAATATGCTATGCCAGTCAAGCGGTTGAATTGTTGCCGTCTTTGTACCCGGGGACAGGCGTCATCGTTCGAGACGCAAAGCTGGAGGACTGTTGGGAAGTAGCAGATACTCACTGCAGCTCATTCTTTCCGGGTTACAAATTCCCATTAGACCTTGTTCTACGGCTCGATCGTTACATCGCCCTCCTATCCGGCTTTTCAGTTCCGCCAGGCTGCACGAGAAGTTGCCTTGTTGCAGTTAACCCCTCTGCAGCTAACAGTGCTATCAGTATCGAATGTGGAGATTTGAGAGACGCCGAATTTCATGGGAAATACAGTCTCAGTAAAGGCTCTATAGCTGGCATTCTTACGGTCGACACAGTAGCAGACTTTCTTCCAAGAAGGGGACGTCTCAAGCAGAGAAGGTACATCATTATTTTCTTGGAGTTCAAATAAGCAGGTTTTTTCTCTAGCTTCTAGTAGATACTGAATCTTTTTTAGACGAAGAGGTGCAGCTGTAAGCTATAAATGCTCCTATAGACCCATATTATCATTGCCATTTGTTTATTCCTTGTGATTTCAATGCTTTCACTTACTCTTTCATGGCTACTTATTTTATCATTTCTACTTGTATGCATTGCTATTTACTCCGACCTTGTTTTCTTGACATTGATGTTCCATATGCTTGATATCCTTGAGTCCTCTACCCAAGTCATTGATGTTCTGTATTTGTGCATTTCAAATGTTTGATCTGTCACACCAATAACACGTTTGAGTCAAGAATTAAATTTTATAGCAAAGGTAATAATAACATCGTATGGCAAAAACAGAAATTGGTTGTCCTGATTGCTAATAGCAGATGTGAGGAAATACCTGAACAAATACCAGGTTTACCAGAAGATGAAATCTAGTAGTTCTTTACTACATGTAGAGCAATATCAGCCAAACCAAAATTCAAAGGTCTAATCTACTTTATCTTAGCTAATTGTGGCAGATGATTAGAAGCATATGAGATAACAATGTGTAGTTGACTAGTACTGAAACTTGAACTATTTTTCCTCAAAACAGAAATAGCCTGGGGAACCATTTTCCAGGGTTTTGCTCGAAACAAATGGATGTCAGGTTTCCTTTCACTCTAAAACAAATATAAATCTCCTTGGCTCAAAATAGTGACTCAGGGCAACAATTTTCTGTAACCCACTGCCACTGGAGATGAGGAAAATATTACCCTGACTATGGCATTTAAGGCACCTTTGCAATGATAACGCAGAAATAAAGCCATTACTGATTCTTATCCAACTTGGGATGCAGAGTCCAACATTCGTAAGGATATGTAGCATGAAATGTTTATAGAACTGACTCGCAAAACCAATGATATATTTTTTTGTATAGAACTCCTTAACTCAACCTTTGGAGATGGCCTGTCCCTTGCGATTAAAAAAAAGCTGACCCGGCCATGCTAACAGCAAGACTGGGCTAACTTTGTGTGGCCATGTTGCTATTTTGCTAGTGAATTTCATGACTTTGCAAACAGAAGTTCATCACCCTCTCACTGTCTTGATTTTCTGGGAATCCATCTGGTGAACCTACACAACCCATAGAATAGATTAATCACGAACAATGCAGTCTCAGACATAATTACCTAGAATGTGGTGTGCCATGTGTTCCAGAATTGCATAGTCGATTTAGTCATTATATTTTAGCAGGATAAACACCTCATCAGACTACGATGTGTTCTGCGATTTCCTCTATGGTACTAATTTTTTAAATGTGCAACCTTTTTGTGTAGTTCTGATGGCTCATGTCCTTCTGAACTGTATGTTGCTCTTCAGTTTGTCGAAAACAAAATATGTTCTATCTTTCCCGATGTTTCTACATGACCTGCTCCGCTTCCTTTATAGTTATGTATTAATGTGGGATCTGGGGACCCCAAAACATTCTTTTAATTTCTTCATCTTTCTTTTGATGCTTGACTTGGAACCAAAAAATTTTATAGTCATCTAGAGCTAGACAAGCACAACTTTGCATGCACCATGCTTTCCTGCCTTGGCAGTCCAGTCTGCATTGGCATAGACTCCCAAGTTGAATGTCATAGTTCCAGATGACCCTTTTCATTACCCCAAATAAACAACATGGTTTGACTAGAATTTGGACCTATAACTATTACCTAGTTTTACTTGTACAAGATGAAAACACCGTTACAAGTATGAGATGCCAGAACTCAACCCACCTTTTAAACAAAATGCAATGCCCAGCCAACTTAATGGCTGAACACATTAGAGGGTCATTGTTGCTTAATTGAAGAATTTAAGGTTCATTGTTGCTTAATTCAAGAAATTGTATGTGAACAGTGTTAGATTTTGAATTTCAGCTGGATTAAGACAAGAGGTAGAGTAAAAGTTTGTGCATTATTGACTTTGATCTTTTTCATAGAAACTAATATGTTTAGAAAAATAAACATTCATGCATGACTCAAACAGAAGTATGACAAAAATTTAGGAAGAGCTTCCTGCTTAATTTAAAATGATATGCAAACCTCTTGCTTGTTCTTTAGAATAGAAATATAGCACAAGCTTCATTTGTTTCTAGTGCAGCTTTTTATCTTGTTGGAAGTCCATTCAACCTTGCCAATCCTTGTTAAACAGTACCATGCTTAGATACTACTACATCATACTTCCCTTTTTTCCCGTTCTATCTAGTATCTAGGTTTACTTTATGGTTAGGTTTCGTTGCAATGTCAATTTCCTAATAGGTTCTACTTTATAGCTACTGATGGCAAATATAGGCTCCTTTCCTGCATAAAGTTGGATAAATGTGAAATAATAGGGGAGGGGGGACCTTTGCTTCAGGAAAGGAAGTTCGAGGACATGGCACCTCTTCAGAGATCTGAGTGTCTGACAGAATTAGTTGAGCCTCCTCATTCCAAAATACCCCGTCCACAAGGAAACTTTCTGTCTGATCATTGTTGTAATCCAAATGGAACTGTTGGCATGTAACATGTAGGTCATACCGTTATTTGGTTGAATACAATGCATACGTACTATGCATGAAGTGGTAAACTGTTAAAAGCCTTCTCACGCACATCACTCCGTACGAGATGCTGAATACATGCCCTTATTGCACATCAGATTTTTTTTCTAGCTATGTACATACAAGTAGTTTCTCCCCCTTAAAATTCATCCTAGTTCCTTCCAAATTTATGCAGAACAGGAATTGCATACATAGCAAACGTCGCGGTTCGGAAGGAGGAGCGTCGAAAAGGAATTGCTAAAATGCTCGTCGCGGAAGCCGAGGCGCGAGCAAGGAGCTGGGGATGCCGGTCAGTGGCCTTGCACTGCGATGTAAGTAACCTCGCCGCGCTGCGACTGTACAAAAGCCAAGGTTACAAAACCATCCGTGTACCAGAAGACGCCAAGTGGCCAGCACCCAAGATAGATCAATCAGTGCGATACGAGTTCATGATGAAGCTAGTGCCCAAGAGCTAAGCTGTATAGTTTCAGAGTCATCAGATCACGCAAATTGTGATTATGTAGATACCACAGGGATGATAAATAGATACTGCAGCAGTACAGATACACCCCGGCCACGGCCCTTCTGGTGTATAGCAGCTGTTGTATAGTGGAGGGTACATTGTATATCATAATAACAGCTACAGTGTATTTGTTTCAAAATGGCATTAAGGATGTCCACTTGCCCAGGCATTGTTGCTTCAGATGAACTGAACCAGAACTCCTGACAAGTTGTCTGGGGAGCAAAACAAAAACTTACAGCCTCCATGCTTCTCCATTGCTGCCAATGTCATATCTCATATGCATGAGTTCCTTGTTTTTCAGGCACAGGCAGAGGTTGTTCAGTTAAGCGACTCTCTATTGCCCTTCTTTAGCTGAAAATGTTAAGATTCTGCCAAGAAAGAATCACAGATTCAGAATGCAATGGTTGTGCTGGTCGGTTCAAATATGTATGTCTCTGCTTCTGATGGAGTTTAAAGGTATGATTTAGACACCTCGGCGCACCGTGCATCTGTTCCGCAAATTTTTCAACCTGACACTTGAGTTTTCTCATGCTGCAAGACAAATACTTGGAATCCTGGGGAAAAAGGAGGTGCACCCTGGGACTGATGCATGTCAACAGAGAGGGTGGCAGTACTATCACTAGCTGGTGTAGTGGCCTCTTTAATCTTTATGATGTTCTTGACACCAACCAGGTACGTTACGTAACGGACGCCTTTTTTCCCATCCGAACCGTATGGTTGTTGGAGCATTGCTGCTGATGATATGTGTTGTTTGTGCAGTAGAGCCTGCAGCTGATTCCGTTGAGGGAGGGAGATGGGGCAGAGATTGTGCTGTTGGGTGGGTGGGGTGGGGTTTGGGAGGAGGGAAAGGGGGGAAGGTGATCAGGATTCAGGATGGAACTGAAGAACATGTCACATGGGACGCATGCGCGCACTGTCCTGGAAGCAAAGGGAGGAAGAGGCTCTCAGCTCACttggccatgatcatcatcgtctccACACCACCACACCAGCACAGCAGGTGAGATGAGATGGTTGGATCTGCCTGCGCATAATGCATGTGACTCAACGAATTTTGAACGCCATTTATATTTGGTTTGTGCCCGGCATTATGCGCTCCAACCGCGGACGTGTACACGTTGCTGGGCTTGGCTCCCAGATTCAGATCGGCCTGAACTTCTTTTGGGCGGGAATAATACTCTTGGCACATGGATGGTGCTAGTGGATCGGTGGAAAAAAATGCCCTGCTGTGCAAAATTATCATGCTTTTCTTTTACAAACAAAATAACTGCTCTCTTTTTAACACATGGTTTTATCTTCAATGctgattatttttttaaaaaattgactGTTTTAGTCCCCATTTTGGAAAAGATGGAAAACATGTTCAAGTTCAAACACGGAATGTGCCGGTTCATGTGAGGCTTCTAATGATCCAGACGAACCCTTGCATGCGAATGCTGGTAGCATCAACCTTTGTCAGCAATTGAACATCTTTTTTTTTTACCCTCGGAATGGTGATGACAGAAGGTTTATCTCATTCCAACAACCATTTGGTGTGAAAAACAAACTTTTGCCAGTACTACTACCTTTGGTGTGGGAAAAAGATTTACCACCTCTTTTATTTACTCGATTGTTGCTGTCACAAAGGAATATAGCCGATCATTGCTGAGAGCCTAAAAAAATACTCTGAGCCACGTACTGGTACAGTGTTCAAGCTTTGTTGTAGTAcctaaaacaaaacaaaatgaaaaCTACTACTGTTGCGCTAACATGGCTGGCCGGGACGGTTTGACCGGGACCATTGACATCTCTGTTCCGGTGGTAATCCCGAGGCACCTCGAAGAACGGCTCCTATAATAACCATTAACCCATCTTATTACAGACCGGTGACCGGCGGTTCTCCGCACCGGCTGCAGGCGGTGCGGTCGCCGTGTCGGTGGCCGACGCTCCGCTCCTCCGGCCCGGAGACATCGGCATCGGCGCGTCACCAACGCAACGCCTGGTGAGCTGTGCCGCAAAGACAAAAAAAATGTTGTGTAGCATATACTCCTGGCCTGCCGTGCCTGTGCCCCCCACATGACCCGACCGACGCTACCTCTCCTAGCTCTAGCTCACTCCTTTCCCTTTCTTCCTTTCCCACTtccccattcccattcccattccgttCCCAGCAATATGTTTATATGCTTCACCTCAAATAAATGTTTATATGGTTATCATAGTATGTTTTTCCCTTTTCACTAGGCTACAAGATCATGTGTGGGCTCCTTGGCCGACAGTTTCCGTGACTAGCATATGTTCACCGACGAAAAATATTGTCGCAGGTCACTGTCTCTGCGGGGTCCATCCGAGTTGTACGCTGCACTGGGCCTACGTGCCAGTAGTGCTCGCAGATACGATTTAAAAGTTAACTAAAACATTAAGACTTCATTTTATATCTTAACAATAGGattttattttgattttatatacattttttgctttgttttttcAAGGCGATTAAAGAAGCCTAAAGAGTGGAAGATTCTCTTGTTCAATTTTTTCCTTTATAATACGCGCACAACCTAAGCAATAGATTAGTAGTTGGTCACTAGCTCGCTCGACAAGAATTATTCCGGAGTCATGGTTGTGCACATGCAGCCATCGTGATCCCATGTTTTCCATTTCTTTACTCCTTTCTCTCCTTTTCTCCCTCTGCATATTTCAAACCATTTCTTTCTCCGGCCGAGCATGCGATCCCAGATATGCCTTCACCACCACCTAATGCCCCCCTACTCAACTCAACTCTTATATGTGGTATTCTCTCCTGCCATGCTTGCCAACGAAATGATGCAACATCGGAGTATCTTAGAAGCAACACCAACAAAAGCGCAGGGTGCATGCAACATTGCATGCCCAACGCGAGGCCGATTTTATATGGCAATCAATCAGTAGAGCTGGCCAGCTAGGCTGTGCTTAGCAGGCAGCTATGTGGAGCTCACTCCCACCAGTACGTGATTGGCGAGTCCCAGCGGCAGCCGGGACTTAAACAAGCA from Triticum dicoccoides isolate Atlit2015 ecotype Zavitan chromosome 6A, WEW_v2.0, whole genome shotgun sequence encodes:
- the LOC119318422 gene encoding photosystem II 10 kDa polypeptide, chloroplastic, with the translated sequence MSASVMASLVLKPSPSPLLERAKLRGARPSARPSLLIVASKKAKKVQTAQPYGPGGGVVFKEGVDASGRVVKGKGVYQFADKYGANVDGYSPIYTPEEWSPSGDVYVGGKTGLFLWAVTLAGILLGGALLVYNTSALAS
- the LOC119318423 gene encoding uncharacterized protein LOC119318423; this translates as MMPPALLSLPRSSSPSVSPSPLCPGRRSAAVQRHRPSIPSRPAAGICYASQAVELLPSLYPGTGVIVRDAKLEDCWEVADTHCSSFFPGYKFPLDLVLRLDRYIALLSGFSVPPGCTRSCLVAVNPSAANSAISIECGDLRDAEFHGKYSLSKGSIAGILTVDTVADFLPRRGRLKQRRTGIAYIANVAVRKEERRKGIAKMLVAEAEARARSWGCRSVALHCDVSNLAALRLYKSQGYKTIRVPEDAKWPAPKIDQSVRYEFMMKLVPKS